The Burkholderia cepacia ATCC 25416 genome includes a window with the following:
- a CDS encoding AraC family transcriptional regulator, producing the protein MSDPLLPARFVTSDDGPFVVAAVLSQRDPRVTPPHSHARGQLVGALSGLLTIGLDDQDWVVPAIHAIWIPPHCRHSLHSFGPISGWSAFIAEARCAALPDTPRAIRTTPLLREAVQRAASWEGSELDAARTRIADVILDEIASSEVEALGLARPQDPRLTRITDALAADLADNRRLEEWAEWAGISARTMSRRFVAETGLTFAQWRQQARLLRALEKIADGVPVTTIALDLGYDNVSAFIDMFRRALGTTPGKYMEAGR; encoded by the coding sequence ATGTCCGATCCGCTCCTGCCCGCCCGCTTCGTCACGTCCGACGACGGCCCGTTCGTCGTCGCTGCCGTGCTGTCGCAACGCGACCCGCGCGTGACGCCACCTCATTCGCATGCGCGCGGCCAGCTCGTCGGCGCGCTGAGCGGGTTGCTGACGATCGGCCTCGACGACCAGGACTGGGTCGTGCCGGCGATCCATGCGATCTGGATTCCACCGCATTGCCGCCATTCGTTGCATTCTTTCGGGCCGATTTCCGGCTGGTCGGCGTTCATCGCCGAAGCGCGCTGCGCGGCGCTGCCGGATACGCCGCGCGCGATCCGCACGACGCCGCTGCTGCGCGAAGCCGTGCAGCGCGCGGCGAGTTGGGAGGGGTCGGAGCTGGATGCCGCTCGAACCCGGATCGCCGACGTGATCCTCGATGAAATCGCGTCGTCGGAAGTCGAGGCGCTGGGGCTGGCGCGGCCGCAGGATCCGCGGCTGACGAGGATCACCGATGCGCTTGCCGCGGATCTCGCGGACAACCGGCGGCTGGAGGAATGGGCCGAATGGGCGGGAATCAGCGCGCGGACGATGAGCCGCCGCTTCGTGGCCGAGACGGGGCTGACGTTCGCGCAGTGGCGTCAGCAGGCCAGGCTGCTGCGCGCGCTGGAGAAAATCGCCGACGGCGTGCCGGTGACGACGATCGCGCTCGATCTCGGGTACGACAACGTGAGCGCGTTCATCGACATGTTCCGGCGGGCGTTGGGGACGACGCCGGGGAAGTATATGGAGGCGGGGCGATAA
- a CDS encoding PIN domain-containing protein, with translation MTSSPFTAVYDACVLYPAPLRDFLMWLALSGCFRARWSVDIHDEWKRNLLRNRADLTAAQLDRTASLMDRAIPDALVTGYEALIGGLTLPDANDRHVLAAAIRCNASVIVTFNQKDFPEEVLSIYGVEAQHPDVFVDNLFDLEPAAVVAAARRQRETLKHPPMIVERYLEILQRLGMVQTCKALEAYRTII, from the coding sequence ATGACGAGTTCGCCATTCACGGCGGTCTACGATGCGTGCGTGCTTTATCCCGCACCGCTGCGTGATTTCCTGATGTGGCTGGCGCTGAGCGGATGTTTTCGGGCTCGCTGGAGTGTGGATATTCATGACGAATGGAAACGGAATCTGCTGCGTAACCGGGCCGATCTGACCGCGGCGCAACTCGATCGCACGGCAAGCCTGATGGATAGGGCGATACCCGATGCGCTCGTTACCGGTTACGAGGCGCTGATTGGTGGGCTGACGCTGCCGGACGCGAACGATCGACATGTGCTCGCTGCCGCGATCCGCTGCAACGCCAGCGTGATCGTTACGTTCAATCAGAAGGATTTCCCCGAAGAAGTGTTGTCGATCTACGGTGTCGAAGCACAGCACCCTGACGTGTTCGTCGACAATCTCTTCGATCTCGAACCGGCCGCAGTGGTCGCCGCCGCTCGGCGGCAGCGCGAAACACTCAAGCATCCACCGATGATTGTGGAGCGCTATCTGGAAATCTTGCAGCGTCTGGGGATGGTTCAGACCTGCAAGGCACTCGAAGCCTATCGGACGATTATTTGA
- a CDS encoding helix-turn-helix domain-containing protein, producing MPHTTMSETILPVEREMRAAVEGQRALAAYLATRTEIQRIQIFDDENRAHQVELPTSALRLLVDILAELADGNAVKVVPVHAELTTQEAADLLNVSRPHLIKLLESNALPHHKTGKHRRVRFSDLMRYKAERDQASADAMEELSRQAQEHGMGYE from the coding sequence ATGCCTCACACCACGATGTCCGAAACGATCTTGCCTGTCGAGCGCGAGATGCGGGCGGCTGTCGAAGGGCAGCGTGCGCTTGCGGCATACCTGGCAACGCGAACGGAAATACAGCGCATCCAGATCTTCGACGACGAAAATCGCGCGCATCAGGTCGAACTTCCGACCTCCGCGCTGCGTCTGCTGGTCGATATCCTCGCCGAGTTGGCCGACGGCAATGCGGTCAAGGTCGTGCCGGTTCATGCGGAACTGACGACACAGGAAGCGGCCGACCTGTTGAACGTTTCTCGTCCGCACCTGATCAAGCTGCTCGAATCGAATGCGCTTCCGCACCACAAGACCGGCAAGCATCGCCGTGTGCGATTTTCCGACCTGATGCGTTACAAGGCGGAACGCGATCAGGCAAGCGCGGACGCGATGGAGGAGTTGAGCCGGCAGGCGCAAGAGCACGGGATGGGGTACGAATGA
- the hpaI gene encoding 4-hydroxy-2-oxoheptanedioate aldolase codes for MRIPTNVFKAALARGDAQVGLWLGLANPYSAEVVAGAGFDWLLIDGEHAPNTVPTILAQLQAIAPYPSHPVVRVPWNDPVIVKQVLDLGAQTLLVPMVQSADEARAAVAATRYPPHGIRGVGSALARASRWNRVGDYLHRANDEMAVLVQVETRAGLDAIDAITRVEGVDGVFIGPADLAADLGHLGHPGHPDVQAAIDGAIRAIKAAGKAPGILSADEASARRYLEAGALFVAVGVDTTLLARSAERLVGQFKGKGGEAVKKGDGTY; via the coding sequence ATGCGGATTCCGACGAATGTCTTCAAGGCCGCGCTCGCGCGCGGCGACGCGCAGGTCGGGCTGTGGCTCGGGCTCGCCAATCCGTACAGCGCGGAAGTGGTCGCGGGCGCCGGTTTCGACTGGCTGCTGATCGACGGCGAGCATGCGCCGAATACGGTGCCGACGATTCTTGCGCAGTTGCAGGCGATCGCGCCGTATCCGTCGCATCCGGTCGTGCGCGTACCGTGGAACGATCCGGTGATCGTCAAGCAGGTGCTCGATCTCGGCGCGCAGACGTTGCTCGTGCCGATGGTGCAGAGCGCGGACGAGGCGCGTGCGGCGGTGGCCGCGACGCGCTATCCGCCGCACGGGATTCGCGGCGTGGGCAGCGCGCTGGCGCGTGCGTCGCGGTGGAATCGCGTCGGCGATTACCTGCATCGCGCGAACGACGAGATGGCCGTGCTCGTGCAGGTCGAGACACGCGCGGGGCTCGACGCGATCGATGCGATAACGCGGGTCGAGGGCGTGGATGGCGTGTTCATCGGGCCGGCGGATCTCGCGGCCGATCTCGGGCATCTCGGCCATCCGGGGCACCCGGACGTTCAGGCCGCGATCGATGGCGCGATCCGGGCGATCAAGGCGGCCGGCAAGGCGCCGGGCATTCTCAGCGCGGATGAGGCGTCCGCGCGGCGTTATCTGGAAGCGGGAGCACTGTTCGTCGCGGTCGGGGTCGATACGACGCTGCTGGCGAGGAGTGCGGAGCGGTTGGTGGGGCAGTTCAAGGGGAAAGGGGGTGAGGCGGTCAAGAAGGGGGACGGGACGTATTGA
- the hpaH gene encoding 2-oxo-hept-4-ene-1,7-dioate hydratase: MLETALIDQLAQRLHDAERERKQIRQISLDHPDITIDDAYAIQRAWVALKLAEGRTLKGHKIGLTSKAMQNTSQIDEPDYGALLDDMFFADGGTIPTGRFIVPRVEVELAFVLGKRLTGPDCTIFDVYDAVDYVVPALEIIDARSQSIDPDTKRPRKVFDTIADNAANAGVVIGGRPVKPQDVDLRWVAAIMSRNGVVEETGVAAGVLNHPANGVAWLANRLARFDVALEPGQIVLGGSFTRPCAARPGDTFSVDYGPLGTIQCYFE; this comes from the coding sequence ATGCTCGAAACCGCCCTCATCGACCAGCTCGCGCAGCGTCTGCACGACGCCGAGCGCGAGCGCAAGCAGATCCGCCAGATCTCGCTCGACCATCCCGACATCACGATCGACGACGCGTATGCGATCCAGCGCGCGTGGGTTGCCCTCAAGCTCGCGGAAGGCCGCACGCTGAAGGGCCACAAGATCGGCCTCACGTCGAAGGCGATGCAGAACACGTCGCAGATCGACGAGCCCGACTACGGCGCGCTGCTCGACGACATGTTCTTTGCCGACGGCGGCACGATCCCCACCGGGCGCTTCATCGTGCCGCGCGTCGAGGTCGAACTCGCGTTCGTGCTCGGCAAGCGGCTCACCGGCCCGGACTGCACGATCTTCGACGTGTACGACGCAGTCGACTACGTGGTGCCCGCGCTCGAGATCATCGACGCGCGCAGCCAGTCGATCGACCCTGATACGAAACGGCCGCGCAAGGTGTTCGACACGATCGCCGACAACGCGGCGAACGCGGGCGTGGTGATCGGCGGGCGGCCCGTGAAGCCGCAGGACGTCGACCTGCGGTGGGTCGCGGCGATCATGTCGCGTAACGGCGTGGTCGAGGAAACGGGCGTCGCGGCCGGCGTGCTGAACCATCCGGCGAACGGCGTCGCGTGGCTCGCGAACCGGCTGGCCCGCTTCGACGTCGCGCTGGAGCCGGGGCAGATCGTGCTCGGCGGTTCGTTCACGCGGCCGTGCGCGGCGCGGCCGGGCGACACGTTCAGCGTCGACTACGGCCCGCTCGGGACGATCCAGTGCTACTTCGAGTGA
- a CDS encoding 5-carboxymethyl-2-hydroxymuconate Delta-isomerase: MPHIVVEYTANIRDDARIPALLRTINATLIAQGGVFPTGGIRSRAIELQDYCVADGTEDDAFVHVTLKIGSGRSDAQKKAACDALFDAIKAHFAELYAKRYLALSMELTEFSESGSYKHNNIHARYKRAG, from the coding sequence ATGCCACATATCGTCGTCGAATACACCGCGAACATCCGCGACGACGCACGCATTCCCGCGCTGCTGCGCACGATCAACGCCACGCTGATCGCGCAGGGCGGCGTGTTCCCGACGGGCGGCATCCGCTCGCGCGCGATCGAACTGCAGGACTACTGCGTAGCCGACGGCACGGAAGACGATGCGTTCGTGCACGTGACGCTGAAGATCGGCTCGGGCCGCAGCGACGCGCAGAAAAAGGCCGCGTGCGACGCGCTGTTCGACGCGATCAAGGCGCATTTCGCGGAACTGTACGCGAAACGGTACCTCGCGCTGTCGATGGAACTGACCGAGTTCAGCGAAAGCGGCTCGTACAAGCACAACAACATCCATGCCCGCTACAAGCGGGCCGGCTGA
- the hpaD gene encoding 3,4-dihydroxyphenylacetate 2,3-dioxygenase yields MGKLSLAAKITHVPSMYLSELPGRHHGCREAAIRGHQLIGERCRALGVDTIVVSDVHWLVNAGYHVNCNARFAGTYTSNELPHFIRDMEYAYPGNPALGRLIAETASARGVATRAHEIDSLELEYGTLVPMRYMNADQHFKVVSIAGWCMWHQLDESRRFGEALLEAIEKSDSNVAFLASGSLSHRFNDNGSPEESIHQISREFFRQVDLRVVELWKQGDFKTFCAMLPEYNTHCHGEGGMHDTAMLLGLLGWDRYDKPVEIVTDYFASSGTGQINAIFPVA; encoded by the coding sequence ATGGGCAAACTGTCCCTCGCCGCGAAAATCACGCACGTGCCGTCGATGTACCTGTCGGAATTGCCCGGCAGGCATCACGGCTGCCGCGAGGCGGCGATCCGCGGCCATCAACTGATCGGCGAGCGCTGCCGCGCGCTCGGCGTCGACACGATCGTCGTGTCGGACGTGCACTGGCTCGTCAACGCCGGTTATCACGTGAACTGCAATGCGCGATTCGCGGGCACGTACACGAGCAACGAGCTGCCGCATTTCATCCGCGACATGGAGTATGCGTATCCGGGCAACCCGGCGCTCGGCCGGCTGATCGCCGAGACGGCCAGTGCGCGCGGCGTCGCGACGCGCGCACACGAGATCGACAGCCTCGAACTCGAATACGGCACGCTCGTGCCGATGCGCTACATGAACGCCGACCAGCACTTCAAGGTCGTGTCGATCGCCGGCTGGTGCATGTGGCATCAGCTCGACGAAAGCCGGCGCTTCGGCGAGGCGCTGCTCGAGGCGATCGAGAAAAGCGATTCGAACGTCGCATTCCTCGCGAGCGGCTCGCTGTCGCACCGTTTCAACGACAACGGCAGCCCCGAGGAATCGATCCACCAGATCAGCCGCGAATTCTTCCGGCAGGTCGACCTGCGCGTGGTCGAGCTGTGGAAGCAGGGCGATTTCAAGACCTTCTGCGCGATGCTGCCCGAGTACAACACGCATTGCCACGGCGAAGGCGGGATGCACGACACGGCGATGCTGCTCGGCCTGCTCGGCTGGGATCGCTACGATAAACCCGTCGAGATCGTCACCGACTATTTCGCGAGTTCGGGTACCGGGCAGATCAATGCGATCTTCCCGGTGGCCTGA